The Xiphophorus couchianus chromosome 6, X_couchianus-1.0, whole genome shotgun sequence genomic interval TGATGCGTAAGAGATTTGTCAAGAGCAATGGATTGAAAATCCTCAGGAAACATGTCAAAGGCCTgttgaaaacaacaactaatGACTGCAGTCTGTTATCCAACAAAAACGACACACTTATAACTAGTATCATCAAGATTTATAAAAACTTCAACCCGAATGCAATGAGATACAATATGAATATCACTAACGCCAGCCCAACAGCTGTCTAGCTCTTCCAGGATGCATTAAAGACTCAGAGGACCTTTAGCCAAGCTGCAAGCATGGATAAAAACTCAGCCTGGAGTCATCAGGCAAAACATTCTGAACAGCTGCTGCACACGACTGCTCTAATTTAGATTATCATCTGCATATATGAACACAGAAATCATGTTACTGTGTTTATAACCAGCAAACTAGGACAGATTTTGATTTGCACTGGAATAAACCTCTTGACCTTGCATAATCTCTCTTTCAGCCACCTCTAAGGAAAGTACTTCTTTGCAAAATCCCCTACAGGGAACAGAAATGTATTACCAAAACATTCAACTCTTCACAGAGGATGGTCCACCAGGTTTTAAAGTGACCTTAtagaaatatctaaatatttgtCAAGGAAAGCATTTTTCAGGTAAGAGACTAAGATTGGAAAAATAAGTCTGGCTTCTTCTTTATGGAGTATGCTTTGTGAATTGGTGCGCAATTGTGTTGTAACTGAAGGGGGCAACTCCACACTGCCACACCGCCAGACCCAGACTCATGCTTTAGACTGCATGAGTCTGGAATCGCCATTTCAGAGAAGATGTTTCCAATTCCTTTCAGTCCACTGTTGTGATGCTTTAAACCACTGCTTGAGGCTTTGTATTGCTCTTAGTCAAAAGAAGTTGCATGACGATGAAAGTGTGTTCCTTGAAGCTTCCTATTTTTGAGATAATCTGAAAGCCGCATATAAAGCTGGGAGGTTTGTAGCTATTGACTTTGAAGAAAGTTAGTCACCTCTGCACAGCACATGTTGCTCGCATGACCACAAATCAGAGTGTGATCAGCATTTACTGACCACACTTTGGTTTCAGGTGGCCTAATCCTTCTTGGTTGAGTTGCTGTCATTCCTATTTACTTCCACTTTTTTTATAGCACAACAATTGACTGCATAATATTTAGCAATGAGGAAATGTCCTTACTGCACTAGTGGCATCCTATCAAGGTTTCATGCTGGAATTCACTGAACTCCTGAGAGAGACCTCTTCCTTCACAAAGCCTATGAAAGCACTAAGGTGGTAATAGAAGTGATTTAACAACTGAATTCAGTGATTTGGATGGGGGACCCAATACCTTTAGCAATATGGTGAAAAGTCCAGTATTTTAGGTGATTACAATTTCTATATTCCTTAATAAATCAGGACAAATTAGAATCAAACATCTTCAGGTAACCTGTCTCTTAGAAAAAAGTCCAAGGACTACTCTTTACCTTTTAAACAAGACTAAAGGTtaccaattaaaaatgttagtcTGAAATGATATCCAATGAaagtctccatagcaacagCTAGAGTGATTCATAGAGCGTGTCAGTCTGTGAAATAAATTTCACACTTCAGTGAACCGCGGCCTCTGCAGCGAGATTTTGTTTGAATCTAGGAGCGAAGCGTGCatgttagaaacaaaaataaacacaataaaatctatTGTTCCGTGACTCTTTGTCGAGATTGTCAGTTGTTAAAATTACACATGAcaggtgagaatgatttattgttgttttgcttctttttttggcTGCAATATCTGAagcattgatttgatttttgttttgtttgtttgtttgtttgtttccccaAATACTCCCAAGTGTAAATACGCACCATTTGTCATTTATCAGTGTGTTTCTATAGCTCAAGTAATTGGTGGGAAAAAGCCTTaaggcagattttattttcaactgtGTTCTGTCTAATCAGCCTCATACCGGCACACTGCTCATTAGCTTTCTGTAGGGCTTTCGTTCTTTCGTCCCCTCTCCTCACTAACTTTCTCATTTGCTGTCATGCAGtttcttcatttctgttttcctctcatttAATCAATTTATCCATCCCAGTTCACTGGTAGCAGAAGACCTCTAAGGGATCCCTACCCTCCTGGTTTATCTGAGGTTTTCTCCCTTCCCTTTCATTGCCTCTCTCTGtcttctttttcatattttctgtgaGAAAGTAGGTTCACAACAGACCTCCCACATTCCTgcataacacacacactcaaaataGAGCAAAAATCGTGACTGCTGGAGCCACATAAGCCAAAGATTACAAGCCTTTGAATTGTAACAAACACAAACGCACTAAGAAGCAACATTAATAGTGCACTACAAAGATCACATAATCAATTTTACACTTTTCTGTGACCACACAGCCCTGAGAACAGAGCAGCTGGGGGAAATCTataaaagtgaggaaaaaacgGGGTGGAAATTAGGAGGTGAGGAAATGTGAAAGTGAAAAACGTGAGAAGGAACCTGGAATGTCACTATAATGACTTCTGAACAGGTTGGAGGCTGTTTTATGAGTTCGGCTTCATTCCTATTGAAGCAAAGtcaaatccatccatctgtgCAGCAACCAAACTCGCTGATCCTTCTTTAAAACCTCCTTCTGTTGGAGGAAAAGACCAAGAGAACAGCCCCTTTTTTCCTGCATGCGTGTCTGCTGcccatttgcttttgtttactGGAGTTAGGCTCCGGTCTGATGAAGCTTATATAATCTTAAAACTCCAGATAATTTGgtagtggaaaatgtttcagaaaatacTAGATTGAGACAACAATTTGGGACTAGTATGACTGACTAGCAATCCAATTCATCATACGACAGCACAATGTGTCCCCCTCACTCCTCTTGTTTTCTTGTCACCTTTCAAGATTTAAGAGCATAAACCAAatttcaaaatcacaaaaagatagcttgagtaaataattaaattccacTAGCCTCACCCAGGCCTGATTATTTccagaataaaaaatactttcaataaaaaatatctgacaACATTATGTAggctaaaagatctcaaaaaggCACAACATACCCCatacctaaataaaaaaaaaagtttctgacaTGGATCAATCTagaagtttaaaatgtaatttctaagTATTTGGGACTCCAAAAAATCCCAGTAAGAACAATTATCCATGAAGTAGAAATACATGGAATAGTGGTGAACCTTTCAAGAAGTTGAAGGCCTACTAATGTAAAATTACTCCAAGGGTGCATCAAAGACTCAAACAGTATTCacaaaagaactgaaaacaacaCCTAAGGCACTGCAGGTCTCATTTGTCTCGGTAAGTCTTCTCGTGTgaaccaaaagacaaaaatggggcaaaaatgtcatcaatgGCAAAATTTCAAGGTAAAAATCTCTGTTGACTGAAAGGAGCACAAAGGCCTGGctcacatttgcaaaaaaacagaaaaaaacactcttAATGATCTTAAAGACCTTAGGAAAAATACTGAGTGCACAGACGaaacaaaagtggaactttttttcttttgataaatgaaataattatttgaatttgCTCAGGTTATTGGTtggatattaaaatttgtttcatgaCTTCAAGCATATTAGTGTGACAAAAACgcaaaaaactgagtttttcaCAGAACTCCGTAGGATTTATAGTTAGCCCTATAAACAGATGACTTTGAAGACCGTTGTGAACTTAAATTCGAATTGTGACTTATTAAGCTGCACTTCAAACATTCCAGTGAGTGTACCTTGAGCTGTTCTTCTCCATTTACAAACCTTGAGCTACCTACTTCAGCTAATGGTGGTGTTCTCTTGTCTTAGTGTGTCAAGGTCTAGCATGGCTAATGGCCAAAACATTGTCATTGTCAAATTGATGTGGTGGTTACTGCAGCAGCCAACAGCTGAGAGCACTCAGCATCTTGTCAGTCCTCTTTACGGGCAGTGGAGTGGAAATGTTAAGTGCCACCATTACTGATTTCCCTGTCAGAGAGTAATTTGCAGATATACTATTGTTATAGTGGGGCATTCAAATCATCACAGTAGTGACATTCACTGTCTGAACAACATTTAGAAGTAAAAGACGAGGAAACTTGAGTCAATCTGCAGTGCAGACATTTGCGCTTCTGTTTTATGCCTTACGGCAATGAAGGTAAATAAATGCCTTCTTAACAAGTAAACAGATATGTGAAAGATGCTGAGTTAAAGGCACAGTTAAGGATTTCTCTAGTGAGgttcttttaaaacatcttaCTTGCAGGTGATAACTGTCGTCTTCATGTACTAAATTTTCAGATTAGTTGATCCCAAAGACGAATTAATGGCTTGTCTGAGATGGGGAAAAATTAAAGTGGACTTCTACAATCTCAAAAGAActccaaacacaaaacatcacaGTGGTTTAAAGAATGTGAACCTCTTAAATTACTATCACGCCAGAAATCTTGGCTCATTTacaggtgtttttgtttttgattatgtTTCATGCTGCTTAATTTCTGTGTGTATTAATTGCATATTAtctacttttttctgtttacttttggAAAAGGCTCTGGAAAAATAGCTTTATCTACTCAGTTATTTATACAGAAAccaattattattttcataaaagaaGATTACCAATGTTAGCCACTAGTGATCTTTCTGGGTGAAACACTAATAAATGACCATGTAAAGCATTTCTGGcctaaaagaaatgttaaaaagacaaagttaggattttttttgtttgttttcaaagtgcTCTCCATTTCTATTAGAATGTTTCTGAAGCTTTGTACAGCTTCAAATCCTGATCCCAGTAAATTTTTCACAAGGGAAAATCACTAATGACACACCACTTGGGTGTGACACCTGCTTTTTCTGAACAGTTTGAATAAGCACATTCTGCTTTGTTGATATTCACTACAATTTTGTGAAAGTCCAAAAACCCACTGAGTAAATAAACCTGTTTCAGAGAGAAACCCCTCAAACCTGAAATCCTAGTATAAAGTACAAAAGTTTTTACGGCTACCTCGATGAGAGCTTGATGAATGAAGGATGACGTTTCAGGAGAGACCTCCCATGGTGACTTCTCCTCAACCATGATGGCATCCAGCGTGGCCTTCTCAAGGATAACATCAAAGGATGCATCAGCAAAGGAGAGTTGACGAACGTCCATCTGATGCCAGGTCATACCAGGACAACTGCTGTACCTGGCACTCATAGCGCTGATGCAAACCGAGGAGTAGTCTATGTTGGTAATCGCATGGTAGCCGGCACCGTACATGTCTCCACCCAAACTGCTGTTTCCACAACCTGAGAGcaatggagaaaaagaaacataagcCGTCAATGGgggacaaagaaaaacaccaagCATGCAGAGAAGAGCAGGTTATTAACTGAGAAGGGGAAAGATATGTGAATATGGTGGAAAAATTAACATAACTATTAAGGGACCAGAGTGTTTGGTGTCTTAATTGAATAAATGAGATGATTAGAGTTACTCTTATGATTGGCTGGAGCTAAGTGCAGTATTCTGCAGGACTCCCTCTTGTGTCTGATGAAAAAGACTCAACATTTAGATTAATTGATTTTCAATCACAAGTGGAAACAGGTCGGTTCCCCCATTTAAGGTAGGGCATAGTCAGGGTCACAGCTTCAAAATCATTACATTCCCCATCACATCATTCCTGaagtttaaaagttattttaatgagtTGTCAAAGACAGTGACGGAATCAGTCAGGTTAACCGGTCCTGCCAACGGTCAGTCAGCAGTGTTTGAAGGCCAGTAAGTCCCTTGAACCCTTCATAATTGCAAAACACTAGGTTGGatttttgggattttattgatGAAGCTGCTTCCTAGTTTTCCAGGTATGGTTTTGTTACATTGGTCAAAACAAACCAGGAGAATTTAGTATCAAATCAAGTCCTGTCAAGTCTGAGCTTTGTGTGTCAGGGTGAAATTCAGTGTTGTGCTGCAATGTAGCTGGGAACATTATCTCTCCTTGACCTCACCATTGAACGtactttttctaaataaaagatCCACCAAGCACCAAGATTGTTTGATGTTAATACTGGAtctttactaagatatttgagaGGAAGTTGCGTTGATTTACACGCTTGGTGTACATGGCATGTGTTAGCTGTGGTAGATTTTACAATTGTCAAAACACAGGCTggctaaaaaataaaggttgatATACCACACACAACAGACCACCACAGCTTAGGTGATGAGTGTGATATTTCACATATCAGGAAGCACATTTGAGGTTAAACTACCTTGCAATATTTCTTGAGTACTTTTTACAAGTCTTCACTTATCGTTTTGACTCaacacaaaactaatttaaattctttaaatgactaaaacattgtgagactttaaaaaagaacatcatGATCTAGGCTCATTGTTTAGGGCTAGAAGAATTGACAGGCAAAATTGGAAGTGACAcgataaaagaaaattgaagaaAGTTtcaattttctaaaatgtagcaagacaaaaataaccaaCTGAATGCAGCATCTCACCTTTTGGATACGATGAGTCAGACTGtaaatggaggaggaggaggaggagaaagaggaggaagaggaaaagaaggagGCAAAGGAAGAACATGAAACAGGAGTAACAAGAAAAGTTATGTTGGGCATATAGTCTATACACAATATGTAAATAGTGTCATTGGGAAGtattttgtttaactttttgcAGCTCGGGTACATGTGCATGTATTTAAAAGGATCTGCCTGGGGACGTGTGAGAGGGTACGAAAGGTGTGGCTGGGACTTTGAGCGACATGCTGGCAGTGACACCTCAGCTGCAAACGTGTGGCTCCTTCTTGTTATCACCTTCCTGCTTCCACTAATTACCACCATGCAACAGCTTCACATAAGCATGTGCCAGAGAACCCAGGATGATTCAGTTTGCAGTCTCACACCAAACAACACGTTAGTAACCTATTTAGATGTGTGTTTGCCTGCCTGTGTGCTGTACATGCTCAAACCTTATGCTGCACGACCACAGGTGGCAAGGACGTCTGAACACAGATATTTATACATCAAGAAAATtgagcaaaactaataaaggatgatttaacaagacaaaaacagagaaattgaAGCCACAGATGCAGCCATGCAACAACAACCCAACATTGCATTGATCAGTCCTAACAGGTAATCTGCATTTCAAATTATTGagcaaaataaagaatttttctttccttcctgcAACAATCTTTTTATGCATAAGTGAGATATTGGCTTTTTTATGAGAGTATCTGTGTGTGAATAATTATTAGACAACTAATAGTACATAGGAATTttgtggaaacaaacaaaatggcaaaTTTTCCCATCACACT includes:
- the ece2a gene encoding EEF1A lysine methyltransferase 4 isoform X2, with product MFFLCLLLFLFLLFLLLLLLHLQSDSSYPKGCGNSSLGGDMYGAGYHAITNIDYSSVCISAMSARYSSCPGMTWHQMDVRQLSFADASFDVILEKATLDAIMVEEKSPWEVSPETSSFIHQALIEISRCLKPGGCFVSITFAQPFFRKRLYARTAYNWSVRHDSYGEGFQYFVYVMTKGEQLSPEDAALEQRLLEEPKSQPASCPTPQDEEDNDFLCNINL